One Streptomyces sp. L2 genomic window carries:
- a CDS encoding M55 family metallopeptidase translates to MKILISADMEGATGVTWPSDVLPGTPQWERCRSMFTSDVDAAVQGFYDGGADQVLVNEAHWSMRNLLLERLDERVEMLTGRHKSLSMVEGVQHGDVDGIAFVGYHAGAGMEGVLAHTYLANQITGVWINDVRASEGLLNAHVVAEYGVPVVLVTGDDVACEDALGYAPEALKVAVKDHVSRYAAVCRTPARTAADIRAAAKEATHLAVRQAPVKAGPFTVAVEFDAEHLAMAATVVPGVARTGERKVAYTSGTMYEGIRTFKAVTTIASAAVEEQYG, encoded by the coding sequence ATGAAGATCCTCATCAGTGCGGACATGGAGGGGGCCACCGGCGTCACCTGGCCGTCCGACGTGCTGCCGGGGACGCCGCAGTGGGAGCGGTGCCGGTCCATGTTCACCTCGGACGTCGACGCCGCCGTCCAGGGCTTCTACGACGGGGGAGCCGACCAGGTGCTCGTCAACGAGGCCCACTGGTCGATGCGCAACCTGCTGCTGGAGCGGCTCGACGAGCGGGTCGAGATGCTCACCGGTCGGCACAAGTCCCTGTCCATGGTGGAGGGCGTCCAGCACGGTGACGTGGACGGCATCGCCTTCGTCGGCTACCACGCGGGCGCCGGCATGGAGGGCGTCCTCGCCCACACCTATCTGGCCAACCAGATCACCGGCGTGTGGATCAACGACGTCCGCGCCAGCGAGGGCCTGCTGAACGCGCACGTGGTCGCCGAGTACGGCGTCCCCGTCGTCCTCGTCACCGGCGACGACGTGGCCTGCGAGGACGCCCTCGGATACGCCCCCGAGGCGCTGAAGGTCGCCGTCAAGGACCATGTGTCGCGGTACGCGGCGGTGTGCCGGACACCGGCCCGCACCGCCGCCGACATCCGCGCCGCCGCCAAGGAGGCCACTCACCTGGCGGTCCGTCAGGCGCCCGTCAAGGCGGGGCCGTTCACGGTGGCGGTGGAGTTCGACGCCGAGCACCTGGCGATGGCCGCCACCGTCGTGCCCGGCGTCGCCCGGACCGGGGAACGGAAGGTCGCCTACACCAGCGGCACCATGTACGAGGGCATCCGGACCTTCAAGGCGGTCACGACGATCGCCTCCGCCGCCGTGGAGGAGCAGTATGGCTGA
- a CDS encoding class I SAM-dependent methyltransferase yields MNVSENYRNAWESYWSETSDAPGEAIWDADPSLTSQPHSELFLPYADTSRTIVDLGCGNGTQTRYLATRFAKAVGVDLTHAAVEHARRAANGTGVEFQQLDLTDIDAVRALHTRLGDSHVYMRAVIHQSEPAARSRVAAAVAEIIGAEGRAFVVELTSGSREVLQRAAADPGGPGPKLRRVFHHGLKPADASDDEIPALLGEAGLTVLASGDTALAQTENLADGTRIDLPARWFVLAGK; encoded by the coding sequence ATGAACGTCTCGGAGAACTACCGCAACGCGTGGGAGAGTTACTGGAGCGAGACCTCCGACGCGCCCGGTGAGGCGATCTGGGACGCCGATCCCTCCCTCACCTCCCAGCCGCACAGCGAACTGTTCCTGCCGTACGCCGACACCAGCCGCACCATCGTCGACCTCGGCTGCGGCAACGGCACCCAGACCCGCTACCTCGCGACCCGGTTCGCCAAGGCCGTCGGCGTGGACCTCACCCACGCCGCCGTCGAGCACGCCCGCCGCGCCGCGAACGGCACCGGCGTGGAGTTCCAGCAACTGGACCTCACCGACATCGACGCCGTCCGGGCCCTGCACACCCGGCTCGGCGACAGCCACGTCTACATGCGGGCCGTCATCCACCAGAGCGAACCCGCAGCCCGCTCCCGGGTCGCCGCCGCCGTCGCCGAGATCATCGGCGCCGAGGGCCGGGCCTTCGTCGTCGAGCTGACCTCGGGCTCCCGGGAGGTGCTGCAGCGGGCCGCGGCCGACCCCGGCGGTCCCGGACCCAAGCTGCGCCGGGTCTTCCACCACGGACTGAAGCCCGCCGACGCCTCCGACGACGAGATCCCCGCCCTGCTGGGCGAGGCCGGCCTCACGGTCCTCGCCAGCGGCGACACGGCCCTCGCGCAGACCGAGAACCTGGCGGACGGCACCCGCATCGACCTGCCCGCGCGCTGGTTCGTGCTGGCCGGAAAGTGA